The genomic interval TGGTCAACAGCCATTATCATTAAGTTAGTGCCCTAATATTACTGCCCTTAGCCAAGATTCCTGGCAGCCTGGAGTGGGTTCTGATGTAAGAAATGAACCATGGGTGTGCCCTGCCTGTTCTCAagggttccttgaagggattcaTAAAGATGTGTATGAGACTATTCCGAACTTTTATGTAGGAGAGTGATAGTGTTCGAATAGCCCATATTGCATATTGGCTGTCCAAAAATATGACAGGCTCAGCCTGAGTGAGTTCAAAGATCCTTAGAAGCCCCCAACAACTCCCCTCATTGGACTGACCCAGTAACATCCTTCGAGCCTGGCCTCGTTAGTAAAATCCATATCTTTGTTGGCATTGGAGAAGGCCATACTGGCCTTAGGGATTGGGCTAGAACTGGGTAGGCTATAGGGCTTAATTTCAGTAGGAAAATGGGCAAGGGCCGCCAGATGGTTGTCTAGGGATGGGTGGTTATCAACAGTGCCTGTCCTCATTTCTTGAAAACTAAGGGAATCTGCCCCTAAAGACTGAGAGTGCTTAAGAGAAAAGGGCAGTATCACCTTATCAGGTTCCTTAATTATAACTTCTCACCAAGCCCTCCATATTAAGAGCAAGCTAAAAGGCGATTTCATACTTGGAGGTTACCTTATGTAGATCTGAGCTTGGTGCAGCCACGAGGGGGCCATTTTGCCACAGGGTCCCTCTGTAGTCCACATAATTATTGCCAGCAAAGGCCTCGAAGGGTTATGTCTATTAAGGCTCGTGTCAGACAAACAGGTCATTATCTTCTGCAGGAGTCTCTGGGTAAGGGTAATCTTAGTCAAGGGGCTATCAGGGCTCTCCAATAGGGAGAAGAGACTTCTCATCTCTTGATCAGGGATCAGGAGAAAAGGCGTTACCCAATTAACAGTCCCACACAGTTGTTGAAGCTCCACAAGGGAGTAGGTCTGAGGAATAGAAGAGGACATGGGTCTAATCTGCTTAGAAATGGAGAATCTCAGGAAGGCatgggggggggcaggagggagcagggggagactgactatttttttttttcagggcagCCTACAGATTAAGCTCTTCTAAATCTTTTAGGAGCTCTGAGGTAGCTCCTTGTAAAAGAGATGAATCAGGATGTGCTAGCATAATGTCCATATAATGGATGATCAAAATATCTTTAGGAACTTCCCATAGTGCCTTAGCCACATAAAGCTGGCAGATGGTGGGATTGTTTTTCATTCCCTGTGGGAGGACTGCCCATTAGTGTCTCTTAGCTGGGTTTTGCATATTAGGTTCCCATATTGTAAAGGCAAAGTGGCATTGGTCCTGTGGTGCCAGGGGGATTTGGAAAAGCCAGTCCTCAATTTCCAACACTAGTGTGTGATAGGAGGGTGGGAGAGCACTAGGATGAGGCAGTCCCTCCAGagttgttcccatttcttccATTTGTTCATTAATGGCTCTCAGAACTTGTAAGAGTCTATgttttcctgactttttttttaaaaaaaattacttttttttattatatatttcctttatttacatttcaaatgttgcttttatgtaaaccattcaggagtcattagagactccatgagtaaaCTCAGAAAGAACAAGTGCTGTTCAAATAATGGTTCTATGGCAACAATACCAAGGTTTACAAGAATCTGNNNNNNNNNNNNNNNNNNNNNNNNNNNNNNNNNNNNNNNNNNNNNNNNNNNNNNNNNNNNNNNNNNNNNNNNNNNNNNNNNNNNNNNNNNNNNNNNNNNNNNNNNNNNNNNNNNNNNNNNNNNNNNNNNNNNNNNNNNNNNNNNNNNNNNNNNNNNNNNNNNNNNNNNNNNNNNNNNNNNNNNNNNNNNNNNNNNNNNNNNNNNNNNNNNNNNNNNNNNNNNNNNNNNNNNNNNNNNNNNNNNNNNNNNNNNNNNNNNNNNNNNNNNNNNNNNNNNNNNNNNNNNNNNNNNNNNNNNNNNNNNNNNNNNNNNNNNNNNNNNNNNNNNNNNNNNNNNNNNNNNNNNNNNNNNNNNNNNNNNNNNNNNNNNNNNNNNNNNNNNNNNtttgctaggtgatgaatctatggtttggaatttaccccgtttcctccccccccctcccaccccccacccccagtttgtggtttatgcctttataagccttgtaaaatcccaggccggGGTCAGATTCCTCTATTCCCTGCGCGGTGTATGAGTCTAGACCCCAGCATGCTagcctgagctcttgtcccgtcttgcttgtaataaaacttcctcgtgtgattgcagcaagttcggtctatcgtgagtcattgggtggtcgcgtcatcccgagacttgagtaaggatctccccagttccgggggtctttcagtatcccctaactcagatgtgttccagatcagtctttccaatcgtcaacacggcctcataatagACATAAAgttaccccaagaaatgatttgtaaatggttaagattgggcattgtctcctggccgacacaatgtttctaacctatccagGTTTATCACCTAGCTTCCCATAGTGTAATCTCTCTCTTggatactgccttcccagagctaacAATAGAGGTTGAATACATCCCTTAGGGCAATAGTTAGTTTATGGTCttatgtactagagagtaatcggagggcttccactcaaggacattaactaaaagtgttaggtcgggattcccctctgcctgcctccagcaagaaccagagaattagcataagaatacctcaacagggagggcttcacccctcttcctcctagttcacacctagctaccagaccctgctgaccttggtgtgggggtcgcttgcctacgtgacttcagtctaacactaggactgggggaaggaggacttggactcacatgcagggcTAGCACTAGAACTAAGTATCTCTCGCAgttccccgggcccagagcacttgggcccgggggatgcagcaccagttcagaggagatagctgctgctttagacccagtatgtttcagatagcctcagatgtacctcaactgttgagctgccagatttaccatctctcttttacaatgactgtaaaagtctgatgccatttctaagaaatacatttagattttatacttcatgtgtcgtctctgccgtcatttcttcgcctacaccttgtcgacctgactaggacccccgtttctccctcGGGTTGAGGGAgacccagatcggccggcccgcggCAGAGTAATCCCCTTTTAGGTGGCCTATTAGGCCCAGTTGTTTATGTTCTATGATGTCATTAAAGGTCCAATCATCTGTTGTAAGAATGGCACCCATATCCCCTAATATGTCCCTGCCCCAAAGTGTGCAAGGGACATTGGCAACAACTGAATCCCATCTAGGTGTACAGTCATTATGGGTGAATGTAGAAACACCAGGAGAGTTTAATACACAGTAGGATTGGAGCAGTCTCCCCTCATTGACAGGGCCCAGGGGCACTCCTTTTGGAGTTTAAATCATATCTGAGTTTATCAGAGTTCTGAGATGTACAGTCTCGTGCCCAGTGAAATCCTTTATTACAGTGAGAGCACTTTGTTCTTGGCCTAGCATTAAGGGGAGTCCCTACAgagatgtcctgtctttctgtagtccaggcaggAGTCAGGATGCTATAGGGCCTGCCCCAGAGTCAAAGTCTCTGGTGGCTACTTCCCATTTATGAAGGTCATCATTATGGACTACTGCCAGCACATTTTGGATTGGGGCATTAAGACCCTCCCAATCCAATTGTTTATGTCTTGAGTAGGTCCTGAATTGacccttctctcctctgcctcagtAACATTCATGAGAAAGTCTGTAAAGGATTCTCCTGATTATTGTACAAGGTTATGGAAGTAGACAGAGAGATCTCTGGGAGTGCAGGTTTTAAAGGCCTTGAAAGACAGATCGTCCACCTGGTTGAAGTAGGTATGTTGGCTGATACTAACTCCCTACAACTGGAGGCTTTGTTAGAATTCTTCtgaacagccaggcagtggtggtgcacacctttaatcccagcacttgggaggcagaggcaggcagatttctgagtttgaggccagcctggtctacagagtgagttccaggacagccagggctacacagagaaaccctgtctcaaaaaaccaaaaaaaaaaaaaaaaaaaaaaaaaaaaaaagaattcttctgAACAGtcattaacattatttttatgcataGTTAATCAAAATGACATGATTACAAATTATAATTCTTCTGATTATCATTGCAATGTTCATAAATAGCTgatcaaatgaaaacaattagATAAATTTTGataacatgtacacataaattgTAAAATTATACCGTCAGTCTGTTACTGAGCTGGATATACTGGGGCAaataatagtttataaaaataagagCACATTTGGggatggaaagatgactcagcagctaagagtgctgctgctcttgcagagggcccaagttTGATTTCTAGTGCCCACATGGGAACTTATggctacctgtaactctagttctagggtaTCCAATAActtcttttggcctctatggataccaggaaagcaagtgGTTACAGATACACAGGCAATAATCCTCCTACCCCCACTCTCtgtccaatacacacacacatacacatacacacacacacacacacacacacacacacacacacacacacacacacacgagttccAGGCCATGCTGGGCTACCTAGTGAAACTTTGcctaaaaaaacataaaacaaacccCCCCACACCAGGTTCTCCTTTATGCATATTCTCACCTTTACTCATCTCTGAGTAATTCAGGGGTCTCCAGACTGCATACATTTCTTATGACAAGGACCAGCATGAGACAGCCTATTTGCAAAACATGGCCCTCTGAGACTAGCTTTTCCAATGTCTTCAGCATGGACGTCAAAATCACAGTCCTGACCAACCTCTTTCCTTGCCATCTGCTTCCACACCAGTCTGGCTCTCTTGCCTTACCGGGAGGCCCCAAGGCTGCTGAATCACCACCAAACGTTGGCACAAACGTTTTGCCACCAAGCCACAGAACTTGGAGACATTTCCAACTATCATTACCCCACATTACCCACTGCACACAAAGTAGATGCTGGACCCTGCCGAAGAGGGAACCAGATCTTTGCATGGAGATTTCAATATAGTTCTCTATTTTATTGATGCACCACTACACACATGAGGGAAGCAGTGCTTTTCTGGAAAAGATTGGAGTTCATCACATTTCAGATGTGGAAGTAAACCCTGAGGTGGGTAAGGGACTCTGGCAATCAGAGCAGCTGCAGTAGGGCTCAGAGGAGCAGTCCCTCTTCGCAGCAGGTTTCTGGGCGACGATCATCCCCTCCAGGTCTCTCACTTTGTTCTCCACCATCTGAAGCTTTTTCAGAATTTTCTCTTGCAGACCCAGCGACAGGAAGATATTACTATTGCCTTGAATCTGGCGACCGCTTCCTTCTGGGTTGGCTAGCAGAGCCTGAAAAAAGTCTGAGCCCTTCTTGTACAGTTGGTAGAGTGTGATCACAAACACcactattttctaaaatgaaacaaGACGAGTGTTACTCGGTCATGTGTATGAAATGTCACAGTTAGCTACAGAGCCAACACAGGATAGAGATCTCCTAGTAACAACCATCCTTCATTCCTAAGCCAAGCTTTTCCTGCAGGAGGACATCTTCACACctacttttaattgttttaaaaatattttaagggctggagagatggctcagcggttaagagcactgactgctcttccaaaggccctgagttcaaatcccagcaactacatggtggctcacaaccatctgtaatgggatccgatgccctcttctggtgtgtctgaagacagtgacagtgtattaacatgtaataataaataaatctaaaaaaaaaaaaaaaaggaaattgtggggcagtggtggagcatgcctttaatcccagcacttgggaagcagagacaggcagatttctgagttcgaggccagcctggtctacagagtgagttccaggacagccagggctacacagagaaaccctgtctcgaaaaaacaaacaaaaaaaagaaattaaaaaatattttaaagataaaccttattattttatggatatgaatgttttgctttcatgCATGTAAATATACCAGTTACATGCCTGGCTGGTGCcccaaggaggccaaaagagaggtttggatctcctggaactggaattacagatggttgtgagctgctgtgtgggtgcttggaatcagaCCTGGGTTCtgtggaagagtagccaatgcttttatctttgctgagccatctctccagcctctctactTTGAATCTTTTGATCATCATCAACTTACAAACTGCAGTGTTAAACAGGTCAGGGATTTAATTTGTATTTAGTTAATAAAAAGTATGATtagggactagagaaatggctcagtgcttaagaacactggctgctcttccagaggtcctgagttcaatttccaacaactacatggtaacttacaaccatccataatgagttctgatgccctcttctggcatgcagggatgcatgcagatagaacactcatacaataaaataaatacatcttttttttttttttttaagaaacaaaacaaaacaaaaaggcataaTATTAAATGCCATTTGCTCAAGGTCTGTTACCATGTGGTGGGTTCTGTGTTAGAAGTTTAGCTTGCCAGCTTATGAGCTATTCATGCAGGAGAAC from Mastomys coucha isolate ucsf_1 unplaced genomic scaffold, UCSF_Mcou_1 pScaffold18, whole genome shotgun sequence carries:
- the Tmco2 gene encoding transmembrane and coiled-coil domain-containing protein 2 yields the protein MSTSPTTTSSWDNLLNSLARSSIWNWLQATFVGETTETTSVPQPTNSGILENLAPAVQIILGVSFSTLLAIGLLALWKRSIRSIQKIVVFVITLYQLYKKGSDFFQALLANPEGSGRQIQGNSNIFLSLGLQEKILKKLQMVENKVRDLEGMIVAQKPAAKRDCSSEPYCSCSDCQSPLPTSGFTSTSEM